From Ruminococcus sp. HUN007, a single genomic window includes:
- the ispE gene encoding 4-(cytidine 5'-diphospho)-2-C-methyl-D-erythritol kinase: MSKTLSLKTYAKINLTLDVTGKREDGYHNIDSIFEEISIYDTVTISLNDSSEITVSCNVPGIPCDERNIVYKAASIFFEETGIKNPGIHIDIEKNIPSQAGMGGGSTNAAGVFRILDKLFETHLGNEKLCEISVRSGADTPFFIRGGLAHISGIGDIIGPLSPLSEHFIVVAKGTEGVSTPAAYREIDSLENVPHQNTEAILKACRDDDINTLMANALNTFELTKLPDDIAKIRDIMKIHNTTGTLMTGSGAAVFGIFTDKSKAEAAEKELAALYPFAMLCSNICPERNNFS, translated from the coding sequence ATGAGTAAAACTTTATCTTTAAAAACGTATGCAAAGATCAATCTTACGCTTGACGTAACCGGAAAAAGAGAAGACGGCTATCACAACATCGACAGTATTTTCGAGGAAATCTCCATTTATGATACAGTAACAATCTCACTTAATGACAGCTCGGAAATTACAGTATCGTGTAATGTACCGGGTATACCTTGTGATGAAAGGAATATAGTTTACAAAGCCGCTTCCATATTTTTTGAAGAGACTGGTATAAAAAATCCGGGCATACACATTGATATTGAAAAGAACATTCCAAGTCAGGCCGGTATGGGCGGCGGAAGTACCAATGCTGCCGGTGTTTTCAGAATTCTTGATAAGCTTTTCGAAACACATCTTGGTAACGAAAAACTGTGTGAGATATCTGTACGTTCAGGCGCAGATACACCGTTTTTCATAAGAGGCGGACTTGCACATATAAGCGGAATAGGTGATATTATCGGACCCCTCTCTCCTCTTTCCGAACACTTCATTGTTGTCGCAAAAGGGACGGAAGGCGTTTCCACACCTGCTGCTTACCGTGAGATCGATTCACTTGAAAACGTTCCGCATCAGAATACAGAAGCTATTCTTAAAGCCTGCAGAGATGATGACATTAACACACTTATGGCTAATGCGCTCAATACATTTGAGCTTACCAAACTTCCTGATGACATTGCAAAGATCAGAGATATTATGAAGATACACAATACCACTGGAACGCTCATGACCGGAAGCGGCGCTGCTGTATTCGGTATTTTCACCGACAAATCAAAAGCTGAGGCTGCAGAAAAGGAACTTGCTGCACTCTATCCTTTTGCAATGTTATGT
- a CDS encoding histidinol-phosphatase HisJ family protein yields the protein MIDCHTHTAVSPDAEGDVLSSYRQASGLGLKALAVTEHVEANRPEGPENYTTVHTSDEHYFYNRDIFHKSMETNHEVLKHIAGDTVFINGTELGQPTHNFDFADEVVSDERLDFVIGSMHELKGRDDFAFLDYRKEDPEKILGEYFEEILAMCKWGKFDVLGHLTYPLRYICGEQGIPVNINKHENIIRAIFTEIASMDKGIEINTSGLRQDYGKTFPALDLVKLYRECGGKIISLGSDAHKTCDIGKGIKEGMEIAKAAGFSRIFYFKKHVPYGISI from the coding sequence ATGATCGATTGTCATACACACACAGCAGTTTCTCCGGATGCAGAAGGAGATGTTCTTTCTTCATACAGACAGGCTTCAGGTCTTGGGCTTAAAGCGCTTGCAGTCACTGAGCACGTCGAAGCAAACCGTCCTGAAGGTCCGGAAAATTATACTACAGTTCACACAAGTGACGAGCATTATTTCTATAACCGGGATATTTTCCATAAGTCAATGGAAACAAATCATGAAGTCTTAAAACATATTGCCGGAGATACCGTTTTTATAAACGGCACGGAACTCGGGCAGCCGACACACAACTTCGATTTTGCCGATGAAGTCGTTTCTGACGAAAGACTTGACTTTGTAATCGGCTCAATGCATGAACTTAAGGGCAGAGATGACTTTGCGTTTCTTGATTACCGAAAAGAGGATCCTGAAAAGATCCTTGGGGAATATTTCGAAGAGATACTGGCAATGTGTAAATGGGGGAAATTTGATGTTTTAGGACATCTCACCTACCCTCTCAGATATATCTGCGGCGAACAGGGCATACCTGTGAATATAAATAAGCACGAAAACATCATCAGAGCAATATTTACTGAGATCGCTTCGATGGATAAAGGCATTGAGATAAACACATCCGGCTTGCGTCAGGATTACGGAAAGACTTTCCCTGCCCTTGATCTTGTGAAACTGTACCGTGAATGCGGCGGAAAGATCATTTCACTGGGATCTGACGCTCATAAAACCTGCGACATCGGCAAAGGCATAAAGGAAGGCATGGAGATTGCAAAGGCTGCCGGTTTTTCGAGGATCTTTTACTTTAAAAAACATGTACCGTACGGTATTTCAATATAA
- a CDS encoding monomeric [FeFe] hydrogenase: MQAACDQCPISSYTVTDNCRLCLGKACYSSCKFGAVSIGEKRSNIDPNKCRECGQCAAACPYGVIVHLVRPCKKVCPVGAVSFDDNGFCVIDESKCINCGHCIHSCPFGAISSKTYLVQIIEAIKAGKNVIAMCAPSIEGQFGENVTLQSIKNALLKIGFSDMVEVGLGADITAAYESAEWSEAKKEGRKMTTSCCPAFINMLKNNYPEQYKENMSEIVSPMCAVSRYMKALHPDCVTVFIGPCIAKKWETLDKSVEGNADYAITFGELQVLLRSRDLEFEPTDEQYQEASVFGKGFASAGGVANAVIECMKERGEDTSGITLYKATGALECKKALALLKAGKLNEDFIEGMACTDGCVGGPSNHRAPAEIHKARKALLDSADDRQILKNIEKYPLDKFSMYRDGHMEH; encoded by the coding sequence ATGCAGGCGGCATGTGACCAGTGTCCGATTTCATCCTATACCGTAACGGACAACTGTCGACTGTGTCTCGGCAAAGCCTGCTACAGTTCCTGTAAATTCGGAGCTGTTTCCATCGGCGAAAAACGATCGAACATAGATCCTAACAAGTGCAGGGAGTGCGGCCAGTGTGCCGCAGCCTGTCCTTACGGAGTTATAGTACATCTTGTAAGGCCATGCAAAAAAGTCTGTCCCGTCGGTGCGGTCTCATTCGACGATAACGGTTTCTGTGTTATCGATGAATCCAAATGCATAAACTGCGGACACTGTATACACAGCTGTCCTTTCGGCGCGATAAGCTCAAAAACTTATCTGGTCCAGATAATAGAAGCGATAAAAGCCGGTAAAAATGTTATTGCAATGTGTGCACCTTCGATCGAAGGACAGTTCGGTGAAAATGTAACACTTCAGTCCATTAAAAATGCTCTTCTTAAAATCGGATTTTCCGATATGGTCGAAGTCGGACTCGGTGCAGATATAACAGCGGCATATGAAAGTGCCGAATGGAGCGAGGCAAAAAAGGAAGGCAGAAAGATGACTACATCCTGCTGCCCTGCTTTTATAAATATGCTCAAAAACAATTATCCGGAACAGTATAAGGAAAACATGTCCGAAATAGTTTCTCCTATGTGTGCTGTTTCAAGATACATGAAAGCACTCCACCCTGATTGTGTTACGGTATTTATAGGCCCGTGTATTGCAAAGAAATGGGAAACTCTTGATAAATCAGTCGAAGGAAATGCCGACTACGCGATAACCTTCGGTGAACTTCAGGTTCTCCTTCGTTCACGCGATCTGGAGTTTGAACCGACCGATGAGCAGTATCAGGAAGCTTCAGTATTCGGAAAGGGCTTTGCATCTGCAGGCGGCGTAGCGAATGCCGTTATTGAATGCATGAAGGAACGCGGCGAAGATACATCAGGAATTACACTTTATAAAGCGACCGGCGCACTTGAGTGCAAAAAGGCTCTTGCCCTTCTTAAAGCCGGAAAGCTTAATGAAGACTTTATTGAAGGTATGGCATGTACGGACGGATGTGTAGGCGGACCTTCAAATCACAGGGCTCCAGCCGAGATACACAAAGCACGTAAAGCACTTCTTGACAGTGCTGATGACAGACAGATACTCAAAAACATCGAAAAGTATCCTCTGGACAAATTCTCTATGTACCGTGACGGTCATATGGAGCATTAA
- a CDS encoding AI-2E family transporter, which yields MKIKFNEKYNTIAYYTVIVFSICVLIVLLAFRFNSFIGIVGSILKAISPVIWGFVIAYIMQPLVRTIERFLTIRVLRKKKQSKLCRSISIVIASLIGFSAIVALVAMAVPQIVESISTLLNKMPEYLYSLYVSTLDFLEKNPEINEQVTDWFQQQYVTISDHVIGWITDVKPTFERYFVLIKDGVFSFLMGIKDFLLGYIVSIYLLYSKENFIRQAKKFFYAVLPKKTYDTVISKGAHANTIFSDFLVGKSLDSFVIGMLCFIVMVIFQFDNAMLISFIVGITNMIPFFGPFIGAIPSIVLVLLTQPQKTVAFIIIILVLQQFDGNILGPKILGNKLNLPTFWIMFSIFFFGNLFGFGGMLAGVPVFAVIYTLTKEFVDERIKSKNLEMLKKGISESDREMLSDLEEDN from the coding sequence ATGAAAATAAAATTTAATGAAAAGTATAATACAATAGCGTATTATACTGTTATAGTCTTTTCTATATGCGTACTGATCGTACTGCTTGCTTTCAGGTTTAATTCCTTTATAGGAATCGTTGGAAGCATATTAAAGGCTATTTCACCTGTTATATGGGGATTCGTTATAGCCTACATAATGCAGCCACTTGTAAGAACAATAGAACGGTTTCTTACTATAAGAGTACTTAGAAAGAAAAAGCAAAGCAAACTGTGCAGGTCGATAAGCATCGTCATAGCATCGCTGATCGGTTTTTCTGCCATTGTTGCCCTCGTTGCAATGGCTGTCCCTCAGATAGTGGAGAGTATATCAACGCTGCTCAACAAAATGCCTGAGTACCTCTACTCGTTGTATGTTTCAACCCTTGATTTCCTTGAAAAAAATCCTGAGATCAACGAGCAGGTAACCGACTGGTTCCAGCAGCAGTATGTCACTATTTCCGATCATGTAATAGGATGGATAACAGACGTTAAACCAACTTTTGAAAGATATTTCGTTCTTATCAAGGACGGTGTATTCAGTTTCCTTATGGGTATCAAGGATTTCCTTCTCGGTTACATCGTTTCAATCTATCTTCTTTACAGCAAGGAAAACTTTATAAGACAGGCGAAGAAATTTTTCTATGCTGTTCTTCCTAAGAAGACATATGATACGGTAATAAGCAAGGGTGCTCACGCAAACACTATTTTCAGTGATTTTCTTGTCGGCAAATCACTTGACTCATTCGTTATCGGCATGCTCTGCTTTATTGTAATGGTTATTTTCCAGTTTGACAATGCAATGCTCATAAGCTTTATCGTCGGAATCACAAACATGATCCCGTTCTTCGGACCATTCATAGGTGCTATTCCGTCAATCGTTCTTGTGCTTCTTACTCAGCCTCAGAAAACTGTAGCATTCATTATTATAATTCTTGTTCTGCAGCAGTTTGACGGTAATATACTCGGTCCTAAGATCCTCGGAAACAAGCTTAATCTCCCGACTTTCTGGATCATGTTTTCGATTTTCTTCTTCGGAAATCTTTTTGGATTCGGCGGAATGCTTGCAGGTGTTCCGGTATTTGCGGTTATCTACACGCTTACAAAAGAATTTGTGGATGAACGTATAAAATCCAAAAATCTCGAAATGCTGAAAAAGGGGATAAGCGAAAGCGACAGAGAAATGCTCTCTGATCTTGAAGAGGATAATTAA
- a CDS encoding aldo/keto reductase — MNKEVMIGTWAWGSGISGARAVFGNSPDVSVLRQTFSKAVELGLLNWDTAAVYGMGTCEALLGSLIKGQSDIFISTKFFPPKKYSNGELTKSFNESMKRLQRENADLFWLHTPNNITANLKEAVPLLKEGRIKSIGISNVSMEHIKEAEKALFEYGLKPGAVQNHFSLLRNDQQPIIDYCNANGMRYYAYMVLEQGALGGKYNAENHFPALSMRNFAFPKSKFKKIEGLLAMMRSIAEKYSIDPSQVPVLWAIAKGTVPIVGITKPVYAEKLAAALEVNLTDEEIDMLTEAAKKTGIRQQGVWEPQ; from the coding sequence ATGAATAAAGAAGTAATGATAGGCACCTGGGCATGGGGTTCCGGTATCAGCGGAGCAAGGGCTGTTTTCGGAAATTCGCCGGATGTATCTGTTTTAAGGCAGACTTTCAGCAAAGCAGTGGAACTCGGTCTGTTAAACTGGGATACTGCTGCTGTATACGGAATGGGTACCTGTGAAGCCCTGCTTGGTTCCCTTATAAAAGGACAAAGTGATATTTTCATATCAACGAAATTCTTCCCGCCGAAAAAATATTCGAACGGTGAACTTACAAAGTCTTTTAATGAGAGTATGAAGCGTCTGCAGCGTGAAAATGCTGATCTTTTCTGGCTTCACACTCCGAATAATATCACCGCAAACCTGAAGGAAGCTGTTCCGCTTTTGAAAGAAGGCAGAATTAAAAGCATTGGCATTTCCAATGTTTCAATGGAACACATAAAAGAGGCTGAGAAAGCACTTTTTGAGTACGGCCTTAAACCGGGTGCGGTACAGAATCATTTCAGTCTTCTGAGAAACGACCAGCAGCCGATCATCGATTACTGCAATGCCAACGGAATGCGTTACTATGCTTATATGGTTCTCGAACAGGGAGCACTCGGAGGAAAATACAACGCTGAAAACCACTTCCCTGCACTGTCGATGCGTAATTTTGCATTTCCGAAAAGTAAGTTTAAGAAAATAGAAGGATTGCTTGCCATGATGCGTTCAATCGCAGAAAAATATAGTATCGATCCTTCACAGGTGCCGGTTCTGTGGGCTATTGCGAAGGGAACCGTGCCGATTGTCGGCATTACAAAACCTGTATATGCTGAAAAGCTTGCCGCAGCTCTCGAAGTAAACCTGACAGACGAAGAGATTGATATGCTTACTGAAGCAGCAAAAAAGACAGGCATCCGTCAGCAGGGTGTCTGGGAACCGCAGTAA
- a CDS encoding YgiQ family radical SAM protein, translating into MYEGFLPTTRKEMEELGIDQFDFIYITGDAYVDHPSFGATIITRLIEAMGFTVGIISQPDWRCDRDFRRFGRPKYAFLVTSGNIDSMVAHYTAAKRKRSEDAYSPGGVAGKRPDRAVIVYCQKIREYFGDVPIAIGGLEASLRRFAHYDYWDDAVRASVLVDSGADILMYGMGEHQIKEICTRLSEGEDIHSIHDVRGTCYLTEPVNTPLGAAQCPSFEQVRDNKLEYAKAVKIQYDWQDEVYGKTVIQRHGKMMLVQNPPAYSLTTEELDYIYSLPYTRAIHPSYEAEGGVPGIEEVRFSITHNRGCFGYCNFCSIALHQGRRITVRSEESVLKEAERITQMPDFKGYIHDVGGPTANFRHTSCEKQLSKGLCMGKKCLAPTPCPALKADHTEYLAMLRKIRKIKGIKKVFIRSGIRYDYLMQDKNDEFIRELILHHVSGQLKVAPEHCSAVVLDKMGKPHIEAYKAFQKRFYEITKGMDKEQYLVPYLMSSHPGSTLNEAIELALFLKENKIRPEQVQDFYPTPGTISTAMFYSEVDPYTMEKVYVPKTPQEKAMQRALLQYFRPQNRDIVLEALKKAGRRDLIGSSPKCLVEDYPQKNSPNKGNNSSKKNIPQKNGNAPKKSSGIRKPGQSDNRRNNGKHNNYKPKYKL; encoded by the coding sequence ATGTACGAAGGATTTCTGCCTACAACCAGAAAGGAAATGGAAGAACTGGGTATTGATCAGTTCGATTTTATTTATATAACCGGTGATGCCTATGTTGATCATCCGAGTTTCGGAGCGACTATTATAACGAGACTTATAGAGGCTATGGGTTTTACTGTGGGAATTATTTCACAGCCGGACTGGAGATGTGACAGAGACTTCAGACGTTTCGGAAGGCCTAAATATGCGTTTCTCGTTACTTCGGGAAACATTGATTCAATGGTCGCCCACTATACTGCGGCTAAAAGGAAACGTTCGGAAGACGCCTATTCTCCTGGCGGAGTGGCAGGAAAACGTCCTGACCGTGCGGTTATAGTTTACTGTCAGAAAATCAGGGAGTACTTCGGTGATGTTCCGATCGCCATCGGCGGACTGGAAGCCTCCCTGCGCCGTTTTGCCCACTACGACTACTGGGATGATGCTGTACGTGCATCAGTACTGGTTGACAGCGGCGCGGATATACTCATGTACGGTATGGGCGAACACCAGATAAAAGAGATATGCACACGTCTTTCAGAGGGTGAAGATATTCATTCCATCCACGATGTACGCGGGACATGTTATCTCACTGAACCGGTCAATACCCCTCTGGGTGCTGCACAGTGTCCGTCATTTGAGCAGGTTCGTGACAATAAGCTTGAATATGCAAAAGCAGTTAAAATACAGTATGACTGGCAGGACGAGGTCTACGGAAAGACGGTAATCCAGCGTCACGGAAAAATGATGCTCGTACAGAACCCGCCTGCATACAGTCTGACGACCGAAGAACTTGACTACATTTACAGTCTTCCCTACACAAGAGCGATCCATCCGAGCTATGAAGCTGAAGGCGGAGTACCGGGTATTGAGGAAGTCCGTTTTTCCATTACCCACAACCGCGGATGTTTCGGCTACTGCAACTTCTGTTCCATTGCTCTGCATCAGGGACGAAGGATCACTGTACGAAGTGAGGAATCTGTTCTGAAGGAAGCTGAACGTATCACGCAGATGCCTGATTTCAAGGGCTACATTCATGATGTCGGCGGTCCTACAGCAAACTTCCGCCACACATCCTGCGAAAAGCAGCTGAGCAAAGGACTGTGCATGGGAAAGAAATGTCTCGCTCCGACACCGTGTCCTGCGCTTAAGGCAGATCACACGGAATATCTCGCAATGCTCAGAAAGATAAGAAAGATCAAGGGCATAAAGAAAGTTTTCATCCGTTCGGGGATCCGCTACGACTATCTTATGCAGGATAAGAACGATGAATTCATACGCGAGCTTATTCTCCATCATGTCAGCGGACAGCTGAAAGTCGCTCCGGAACACTGTTCCGCTGTAGTGCTTGATAAAATGGGAAAGCCTCACATTGAAGCGTACAAGGCCTTCCAGAAACGTTTCTATGAGATCACAAAAGGAATGGACAAGGAACAGTACCTTGTCCCGTACCTGATGTCATCCCATCCGGGCAGCACTCTTAACGAAGCAATCGAGCTTGCGCTTTTCCTGAAGGAAAACAAAATACGTCCGGAACAGGTGCAGGACTTCTACCCTACTCCGGGCACTATTTCAACTGCCATGTTCTATTCGGAAGTTGATCCGTATACAATGGAAAAGGTATATGTTCCGAAAACTCCGCAGGAAAAGGCGATGCAGCGTGCCCTGCTCCAGTATTTCCGTCCTCAGAACAGGGACATTGTACTTGAAGCACTGAAAAAAGCCGGAAGACGTGATCTTATCGGTTCATCGCCGAAATGTCTTGTTGAGGACTACCCTCAGAAAAACTCACCGAATAAAGGAAATAACTCATCGAAGAAGAATATTCCTCAGAAAAATGGTAATGCACCGAAGAAAAGTTCAGGCATCAGAAAACCGGGACAGTCTGACAACAGAAGAAACAACGGTAAGCATAACAATTATAAACCCAAATATAAACTATGA